In Candidatus Angelobacter sp., the DNA window GACGAGCTGCCTTAAACCGGGCTCGGCACTCAGCTGTTCCGCGCGTTCGGCCTTGCGTTCTCGGAGTTCCGCAAGCGCTGCTTCGTCGTCAGCCAAAACCAAATACCTGCAGACAAAATTTTTCAGTTCGCGCACATTGCCGGGCCAAGAGTACTTCAGACATCCATCCATAAGGCGCTTCGAAAATCGCCTCTGCGGCCGGTGCAGCTGAGCTGACAGGTGTTTCATGAAGTAGTCAAGAAACAATGGAATATCTTCACGGCGTTCGCGCAGCGCAGGAATTCGAAGGGTGATGGTATTCAAGCGATAATAGAGGTCCGGACGGAATAGCTTTTCGTTCAAAGCTTTCTGGATATCGATGTTCGTAGCCGCCAAGATGCGCACGTCCACGGTCAGGGTGCGTCGTCCGCCCAACCGTGAAAACTGCTGATCTTGCAGGACGTGCAAAAGCTTGGCTTGGAGCGTGGGGGGCATCTCACCAATCTCGTCGAGCAGAATCGTTCCATGCTCGCAGAGTTCAAATTGACCTGGCTTCGATTTCACCGCTCCTGTAAAAGCGCCGGCCTCATATCCGAAAAGCTCACTCTCCAATAGTTCTGAAGGTAACGCCGCGCAATTCACTTTCAAAAATGTTCTCTGCGACCGGAGAGAGCGAGCATGCAGAGCCCGGGCTACAAACTCTTTTCCCACTCCTGATTCCCCAAGCAGGAGCACGGGAACATCTACTTGAGCAACACGGTCGACCTGTTGGCGCAAGTCTCCCATCGCGGGACTGAGCGTAAATCGCAGTTCTTCTGAGGGCGCGAACGTCAACGGGATTTCTTGCGTTCCTAAAGGTGTCTCCTTGAAGGAAATTACGCGGGGCGAAACACTCATCTATTGGCTCCTCGGATTGAGAACAGGGGCGACTACCTCGATGCCGTGCAATCTGGTGGCATGCGCCCGCGAGCCTGCATGGCGAGTCGCGTCAGGCCCAGACACAAGCTAGACCCAAATCTGCGAGTCCGCCATCGGTCGGTGGCTGCATTCACGACAGGAAAAGTCCCTAGGACCGTGTAGGGAGTCCACTGACCCGACGGCATCTAGGCCTGAACAAGGCCTCGTCGGATGGCGTACCGCACCAAACCCGCAGTCTCGTGGATGTCGAGTTTCTCCATGAGGCGCGTGCGGTGCGTTTCCGCTGTCTTCACGCTGATGTTTAGGACGCCTGCCACTTCCTTCGTAGTCTTTCCTTCGGCGATCAACTGGAGCACTTGTCGCTCACGGGGGCTAAGTGGCTCCGAAGATAGCTCTGTCCTGTTCTGGTACGCCTGCACGACAGCGCGAGAAACTTCAGGGCTCAAATAGACACCACCCCGGGATGCTTCGCGAATTGCCTGCACCAAATTCTCGGCGGCATGTGTCTTTACGACATATCCTTTCGCGCCTACTCGCAGCGCGTCCAAGAGATAGGGGTCCTCGTCATGAACCGTAAGAAAAACCGTCTTCGTCTGCGGCGACACCTTTTGAATTTCCTTTGCGGCATCAATGCCGTTAAGCACGGACATGCTTACGTCCAGTACGGCTACATCCGGGTGCAAGGCTTCCGCGATTTTGACCGCCTCTTGTCCGTTCGATGCCTCGCCAACAATTTTCAAGCCTTCCCGCTCTAACAAGACCTTCAACGATTGCCGCACTATTTGATGATCGTCCGCAAGTATTACCTGTATGGGCATCCTAAGCCTCCATGGGAACCGTTATCTGTATCTCAGTTCCCTTCTGTGGTGCAGATTTGACTTGCAATGTACCGCCGAGGGCATGAATCCTTTCGCGCATCCCCTGCAGACCGAGCGTGCTGCCGTCTCCAGTTCCCAACGAGGCCGGATCAAACCCAACTCCGTCGTCACGAATACAACAATGAAACTCTCCCGCGTTTTGCCAGAGCTGTATGTTCACGCGGGATGCTTTGGCATGCCTGGCAATATTGTTGAGCGCTTCCTGCGCCACGCGGTACATCGCCGCTTCGAGTGTGGCTGTTGAACGTTGCCCGAGTTTGCCATCCACGGTTGCGGGTGTTCCAAAGCGTTTTGTGAATTTTTCGGCAAGCGACTGCAGAGCGGGCACGAGCCCGTAATCGTCCAGAATGGCTGGTCGGAGCTCGTGCGAGAAGTGCCGCAATTGTTCTTCGATTTGCTCCAAGAGCGTTTCTACCTCGCGAATCCGTCCGCGCTTCACCGCAGGCAGATCTCGCGCCGCGTCCTGCAATTGAATATGAACAGCTGCCAGGAGTTGACCGGACTCGTCATGAAGAGCGCGAGCAATCCGGCGAGTTTCGCCCTCGAGCGCTTCGTTTAGGCGTCGCAATGTGGCGTTCGCCTCGCCGAAAGCGCGGTGCGTCATCTCAAACGGTGACATTGTCTCGACAAAAAACGCACCCGCGCGCCGTACCACGTCCGGATTCGGATTCTCGCGCACCTTCGCCTCCAGGGCGCCCTGATACAAAACCACCATGTCGAGAATTCCATGTCCCTCTGCGAGCGCGCGCCGCCCGAATTCGTACGCCTGCTTCAGGGCAGTTTCGTCGCCCTGTCGCAAGTAACCGCCAAGGGCCCTCTCATAGTCACTCTGTAATCCCGCCACGGGCTGCCTCCTTCTGAAGCCCGGAATACCGGACTACAAGAACCAGAGCGTCATCCGTTCCCCGCGCGTGATGCGCCAAAATATTTTCGGCCGTACGCTGGACTGGATCGCCCACCGTTATTCCGTCGACGAAATCGTTGCGTACTCCATCTGTAGCAAAGACAAGCGTGTCGCCGCGCGAAACGGGAAGAATGCTGGTGATGAGATTCGGCAATTGGTCACCGACAACTCCCCCACGCAACGACAAGAGTTCTCGGCTTACGGTACCGTAGGAATCTCTGTGCAGCAGCACTCCCTCAACATTTCCGACACCTAACCATGACACCGTGCTCTCCATGGGATTAAACGTGGCGATGCTCATCACCACGCCTCGCGTGTCGCGTAACTTCTGGTGGCATATCCGGAGCAACGGGATGACCGGCAGTCCGGCATTCTCTTGCAAGGCTTCTGCCGCGATTCTGGCCGCACTCGCCGCATCTTCCCCGTGTCCCAATCCATCTATCACCGCAACTAACGCCTCCGCAGAAGATTGGATGATCACGTATTTGTCGCCGCTTTCATTTTGGCCGGGCAATGTCTGCGCCGCGATGCCGCAGTCGAGCGGTAATCCTTTTATCTTTTCCATTTCCGCGCCGTCACCGTGGTGCCAAACCCAACTCTCGACTCGATCTCAAATTCGTCCATCAACCGGCGAACGCCGGCCAAACCAAGACCCAGACTTCGTGAGGTTGAAAAGCCGCCTTGCAGCGCTCTTCGAATATCCGGAATCCCGGGACCTTGATCCTTCGCGCGAACCATAATTCCCCGCTGCCCGCCACGCTCCACCAATCGAAGAATGATTTCCCCCTGTTTGGCGTATAGAACAATATTTCGCGCCAACTCTGAAATCGCCGTCGCAATCAATGTTAGCTCGCTCGACGAAAACCCAAGCGTGGCTGCAAGCATCCGGCCTTTTTGCCGCGCCCCCACGATATCCGTGTCCCCCTGTATCTGGACCGCTGCCTCAGCCGCCACAACATCCCCGCCGTGAGTCAGCGACACAGATGCTCCGGCATGCAGAGCCAGCACCTCGCGTTCACCGTCCACGGGCGCTCGCTTCCTTCCCGGCGGTCGGGCCCTTCTTGTCGAGGAACGCGATACCTTCTTCCAGGTCCAATGCTGTCGGTACACCCTCCAACTTGAGACCCAATTGCACCATCGTAAAAGCAACGTCCGGTTGTATGCCAACGATCACCGTTTCGGCTCCGCGTAAGCGAATCATGAACGTGATGTCCCGGAGGGTGCGTGTGGCGAATGAATCCATCACGTCCAGAGCAGTCACGTCCACAATGACTCCGCGAGAACGAAACATTCCCACCTGCTGCACGATCGCGTCGCGCAACTGAAGCAAGTCCGCGTCAGACAGCGCGGATTGAATCGACGCGATGAGGTAGGGACCTTGTTTGAGGATCGGAACTTCCACTCTTCACGTCCTCAACTGTTGATCGGCCGCTTCGCCGGAAGGCACCACTTTGTATCCGAGCAGATGTTCGGCTTCTTCAATGCCTCCTTGGAGGTCGCCGACCGTGTTCATTTTGCCCAGGTCGACGCCGATGGTTACGAGCGTTTGCGCGATTTCGGGCGACAGACCGGTGATGATGACGGTGGCGCCCAGCAGCCGTGTCGCTTCCACGGTCTGCACCAGATTGTTCGCCACGTTCGCGTCCATCACGGGCACGCCGGTGATGTCGATAACGACGACTTTGGCGCGGTTGGTGCGAATTCCTCGCAGCAGTTGCTCGGTGAGTTGCCGCGCTCGCTGCGGGTCAATCACGCCGATGATTGGCAGAATCAGCAGACGTTCGCGCACTTGCAGCACAGGCGTTGACAACACTCGAATCGCCTCCTGTTGTTCGCGAATCACGCGTTCCCGCTCTTGCACGAAGCCGACGGCCACGGTGTTGGCGATCCGGTTTGCGGCAGGCTCGTATGCATCGAGGATGCAATTCAGGAGCGCAAAATCATTTTGGTATTTCGCGAACAAAGACCGGGCCAGCACGTCGCGCAACAGCAGCACGATTCCGATGACCTCGTGTGTCTCGACGCCGCGCGGAATAATGCGT includes these proteins:
- a CDS encoding sigma-54 dependent transcriptional regulator, which codes for MSVSPRVISFKETPLGTQEIPLTFAPSEELRFTLSPAMGDLRQQVDRVAQVDVPVLLLGESGVGKEFVARALHARSLRSQRTFLKVNCAALPSELLESELFGYEAGAFTGAVKSKPGQFELCEHGTILLDEIGEMPPTLQAKLLHVLQDQQFSRLGGRRTLTVDVRILAATNIDIQKALNEKLFRPDLYYRLNTITLRIPALRERREDIPLFLDYFMKHLSAQLHRPQRRFSKRLMDGCLKYSWPGNVRELKNFVCRYLVLADDEAALAELRERKAERAEQLSAEPGLRQLV
- a CDS encoding response regulator transcription factor, whose product is MPIQVILADDHQIVRQSLKVLLEREGLKIVGEASNGQEAVKIAEALHPDVAVLDVSMSVLNGIDAAKEIQKVSPQTKTVFLTVHDEDPYLLDALRVGAKGYVVKTHAAENLVQAIREASRGGVYLSPEVSRAVVQAYQNRTELSSEPLSPRERQVLQLIAEGKTTKEVAGVLNISVKTAETHRTRLMEKLDIHETAGLVRYAIRRGLVQA
- a CDS encoding ATP-binding protein, whose product is MAGLQSDYERALGGYLRQGDETALKQAYEFGRRALAEGHGILDMVVLYQGALEAKVRENPNPDVVRRAGAFFVETMSPFEMTHRAFGEANATLRRLNEALEGETRRIARALHDESGQLLAAVHIQLQDAARDLPAVKRGRIREVETLLEQIEEQLRHFSHELRPAILDDYGLVPALQSLAEKFTKRFGTPATVDGKLGQRSTATLEAAMYRVAQEALNNIARHAKASRVNIQLWQNAGEFHCCIRDDGVGFDPASLGTGDGSTLGLQGMRERIHALGGTLQVKSAPQKGTEIQITVPMEA
- a CDS encoding SpoIIE family protein phosphatase, producing MEKIKGLPLDCGIAAQTLPGQNESGDKYVIIQSSAEALVAVIDGLGHGEDAASAARIAAEALQENAGLPVIPLLRICHQKLRDTRGVVMSIATFNPMESTVSWLGVGNVEGVLLHRDSYGTVSRELLSLRGGVVGDQLPNLITSILPVSRGDTLVFATDGVRNDFVDGITVGDPVQRTAENILAHHARGTDDALVLVVRYSGLQKEAARGGITE
- a CDS encoding anti-sigma regulatory factor, with amino-acid sequence MAAEAAVQIQGDTDIVGARQKGRMLAATLGFSSSELTLIATAISELARNIVLYAKQGEIILRLVERGGQRGIMVRAKDQGPGIPDIRRALQGGFSTSRSLGLGLAGVRRLMDEFEIESRVGFGTTVTARKWKR
- a CDS encoding STAS domain-containing protein, whose amino-acid sequence is MEVPILKQGPYLIASIQSALSDADLLQLRDAIVQQVGMFRSRGVIVDVTALDVMDSFATRTLRDITFMIRLRGAETVIVGIQPDVAFTMVQLGLKLEGVPTALDLEEGIAFLDKKGPTAGKEASARGR
- a CDS encoding STAS domain-containing protein, which gives rise to MARRTPMEQQTRTISNISSHHAAQSTAELLRQLVAHLRQNRTQLREEWARRITEARLLTAMTKDEIFAEATSVYDNYVEALETGTFEALQAYARNLSERIIPRGVETHEVIGIVLLLRDVLARSLFAKYQNDFALLNCILDAYEPAANRIANTVAVGFVQERERVIREQQEAIRVLSTPVLQVRERLLILPIIGVIDPQRARQLTEQLLRGIRTNRAKVVVIDITGVPVMDANVANNLVQTVEATRLLGATVIITGLSPEIAQTLVTIGVDLGKMNTVGDLQGGIEEAEHLLGYKVVPSGEAADQQLRT